DNA from Gemmatimonadaceae bacterium:
GTGCGCCAGGAGGGAATCGAACCCCCGACCCACAGCTTAGAAGGCTGTTGCTCTATCCAACTGAGCTACTGGCGCTTCAACCCAGGGCCACCCTCGCTGCCCAAGGACCATCATTGCGAGTCGGGGCGGCCGGATTCGAACCGGCGACCTCCTGCTCCCAAAGCAGGCGCGATACCGGGCTACGCTACGCCCCGCGAGGGAGACGGAAACGTAGTTTCGCCCCGTCGGATGTCAACGTCCGTGGCCAAGGCGCGTGAGCAGCGCGCGAATCGCCCGACCCCGATGGCTCACGGTCGCCTTTGCCTCACGCGATACCTCGGCAAACGTCCCCTGCACCTCGTCCGACCAGAAGTACGGATCGTAACCGAAGCCTCCACTTCCGCGTGGCGCTTCGAGGACGCGTCCCGGCGCTTCCCCGCGCGCGCAGGCCTCAGCCGCCCCATCGAGCCACGCCGCCACGCACACGTAGCGCGCCGAGCGATCGGACTTCCCGCGAAGCGCTTGCTGGAGCCTGGCGTTGTTCGCCGCATCGAGCGCGTCGCCCTCGAGACCCTCGCGCCAACCCCATCGCCGGGAGTGCACGCCAGGCTGGCCGCTCAGCGCCGTCACCTCGATGCCCGAGTCATCAGCGACCACGGCACGACCACCTGCACGCGCAAAGAAGTAGCGCGCCTTGGCAAGTGCATTGGCCTCGAAGGTCTCAAAGACCTCGATCGCGTCCTCTTCCGGAGCAACCGCCACACCGACGTCATGCAGGCCCAACGTGCGGATCCCGAACTCCTCGAACAGGGGACCGAGTTCGCGCACCTTGCCCACGCTGCGCGTCGCGAGCACCACCTCCTTCATGCGCCCAGGACCGCGGCCTGGCGTGCGAGCAGCTCGTGCACGCCGACGCCGGCGAGGTCCAGGAGCCGATCGAGTTCCGCGCGATCAAAGGACCCATGCTCTCCGGTTCCCTGCACTTCGATGTAACGCCCTTCACTCGTCATCACGACGTTCATGTCGACGTCCGCGGCAACGTCCTCCTCGTACTCCAGATCGAGGCGCGGCTCTCCACCCACGACGCCAACGCTCACGGCGGCCACGCGCCGCCGCACGGGAGACGAGGCGAGCTTGCCCTGGCGCACCATCCAGTCGAACGCGTCCACCACGGCGACGCAGGCGCCGGTGATTGCCGCCGTGCGCGTGCCGCCGTCAGCCTCCAGCGCGTCGCAATCGATGCGGATGGTGTGCTCCCCAAACGCGAAGTCATCGAGCATCGCCCGAATGCTGCGCCCGATGAGTCGCTGGATCTCCTGCGTTCGCCCTCCCACCTGGGATCGCTCCCGCGACGTTCGGG
Protein-coding regions in this window:
- the rph gene encoding ribonuclease PH — protein: MTQASPRQHRRSDALRPVILERGAVRNAEGSCLVSFGNTRILCAASVETGVPGWRKGSGQGWLTAEYSMLPRSTRTRTSRERSQVGGRTQEIQRLIGRSIRAMLDDFAFGEHTIRIDCDALEADGGTRTAAITGACVAVVDAFDWMVRQGKLASSPVRRRVAAVSVGVVGGEPRLDLEYEEDVAADVDMNVVMTSEGRYIEVQGTGEHGSFDRAELDRLLDLAGVGVHELLARQAAVLGA
- a CDS encoding non-canonical purine NTP pyrophosphatase, which produces MKEVVLATRSVGKVRELGPLFEEFGIRTLGLHDVGVAVAPEEDAIEVFETFEANALAKARYFFARAGGRAVVADDSGIEVTALSGQPGVHSRRWGWREGLEGDALDAANNARLQQALRGKSDRSARYVCVAAWLDGAAEACARGEAPGRVLEAPRGSGGFGYDPYFWSDEVQGTFAEVSREAKATVSHRGRAIRALLTRLGHGR